Below is a window of Paramagnetospirillum magneticum AMB-1 DNA.
GGTGGCCGAGGGGCCGCTGCTCGATCTGGCCGTCCTGGACGCCGACCGCATGTCCGACATCCACACCCACTGGGGCGTGGTGTTCCAGCGTAACGCCCTGTTTTCCGGCACGGTGCTGGACAATATCGGCCTTTGGCTGGAAGAGGTAGGGCACCTGGACGCCGCCGACATCGAGAAGATGGCGCAGCGCGTGCTGGCGGCGGTGGGGTTGCCGTCCAGTGCCGACTTCCTGGCCGGGCGGGTGGAGGCGCTGTCGGGCGGCATGGCCAAGCGCATCGCCATTGCCCGGGCGCTGGCCATGGAGCCGCGCTGCATGTTCTTCGACGAGCCGACCACCGGCCTGGACCCGGTCACCGCCTCGCAGATTCAGGACCTGCTGCTGTCCACCCATGTGGACGAGCGCGACGGCAAGGCGCGGACCACCGTGGTGGTGACCCACGACAAGGACCTGCTGTACCGGCTGCGGCCGCGCGTGGTCATGCTGCACGAAGGCCGGGTGTCGTTCGACGGGCCGTTCGAGGCGTTCCATGCTTCGACCTCGCCGATCATCCGTCCTTATTTCGAGCTGATGCCGGTGCTGCATCAGAGGGGCCATTCCTGATGGCCACCCATCTGCCGACGCTCCGCCAGTTGCGTTATCTGGTCGCCCTGGCCGAGCACCGCCATTTCGGCCGCGCCGCCGAGGAGTGCTTCGCCACCCAAAGCACCCTGTCGGCCGGCTTGCAGGAGCTGGAAAGCCTGCTGGGCGCCACCCTGGTGGAGCGGACCAAGCGCAAGGTGCTGATGACGCCCCTGGGCGAGGAGGTGGTGACCCGGGCGCGGGACCTGCTGCGGGCCGCCGAAGACATCGCTGACCTGGCCCGGGCCGGCGGCAAGCCCCTGTCCATGCGCTTGCGCCTGGGGGTGATTCCCACCATCGCCCCTTTCCTGCTGCCCCGGGCGCTGGCCCGGCTGCGGACGCTTTACCCTGATCTCAAGCTGGCGCTGCGGGAGGACCTGACCGCCCGGCTGCTGGACCGGCTGGCCAGCGGGGAGCTGGATGCCGCGGTGCTGGCCCTGCCCTACGAGGCCTCGGAGATGGAGATGGTGGCGCTGGCCACCGACCCCTTCGTGCTGGTCTGTCCGCCGGGTCACCCCCTGGCCGCCAGGGATGCGGTGACCGGCGGCGATCTGGCCGAGGCGGAATTGCTGCTGCTGGAGGAGGGGCATTGCCTGCGCGACCATGCCCTGGCCGCCTGTTCCCTGCCGGCGCCCAAGCGGGGCGAGGGCGTGCTGGGCACCTCGCTGGGCACCCTGGTGCAGATGGTCGCCTCCGGCATGGGGGTGACGCTGCTGCCCATGCTGGCCGTGGATGCGGGAATCCTGGCGGGGACCGGTCTGGTGACCCGGCCCCTGGCCATGGGGGGCTCGCGCCGCCTGGGTCTGGCCTGGCGCAAGTCCAGCGCCCGCAAGGACGAATTCCGCCTGCTGGGCAATGTTCTGTTCGGAAGGTAACCCGGGCTATCGCCCGGACCCATCTGGGGCAGACCCCAGACCCCTTCCATTTTCAAAAATATGGGAGGCTTGGAGGCTGAGCCTCCAACCGGGGCCGGGGCGTGAGCCCCGTTATCCCCTAGTCGAACAGGCTGGAGACCGAGCGTTCCTCGCTGATGCGCGAGATGGATTCGGCCATCAGGGGGGCGATGGTCACCTGCCGGATGTTGCGGGCCATCTTCACCGCCTCGGTGGCGGGGATGGAATCGGTGATCACCAGTTCTTCCAGGGGCGAAGCGGTGACGCGGGCCACCGCGCCGCCCGACAGCACGCCGTGGGTGACGAAGGCGGCGACGGAGACGGCTCCGGCCTTCATCAGCGCCTCGGCGGCGTTGCACAGGGTGCCGGCGGAATCGACGATGTCGTCGACCATGATGCAGCGGCGGCCGCGCACGTCGCCGATGATGTTCATCACCTCGGACACGCCAGCCTTTTCGCGGCGCTTGTCGATGATGGCCAGATCGGCGTCGATGCGGCTGGCGATGGCGCGGGCGCGCACCACGCCGCCCACGTCGGGCGACACCACCATGACGTCGTCGCCCTGGTAGCGGGCGCGGATGTCGTTGGTGAACACCGGGGCGGCGTAGAGGTTATCCAGCGGAATGTCGAAGAAGCCCTGGATCTGGCCCGAGTGCAGGTCCAGCGTCACCACGCGGTCGGCGCCGGCGGTGGTGATCAGATTGGCCACCAGCTTGGCCGAGATGGGCGAGCGGGGCGAGGACTTGCGATCCTGGCGGGCATAGCCGAAATAGGGGATCACCGCCGTGATGCGCCGGGCCGAGCCGCGCCGCAGCGCGTCCAGGGTGACCAGCAGCTCCATCAGGTTGTCGTTGGCGGGATAGCTGGTGGACTGGATGACGAAGACATCCTCGCCACGAACGTTCTCGTGGATCTCGACGAAGACCTCGTTGTCCGAGAACCGGCGGATCACCGCCTTGGTGATGGACATGGTGAGATATTCGGCGATCGCTTCCGCGAGGGGCCGGTTGCTGTTGCAGGCGAGGATTTTCATGATGGATACCGCCGGGTTAGCGCGCCGCTGCGCTCCGTGAAACCGGCACCCGTATAACAGCCGGATACCCGCTCTGTAAACTGGTGCCTATGACCGGCCCCTTATTTCTGAGGTATGGCGGCTATGATGTCCGCGATACCCTCGGCCCCGCCGGCGGCGATATCGCCGGCCAGAGCGCCCCAGGGACCGCTCAGCCGGCCCTTGGGCAGGGCACCCTGCTGGGCGGCCTTGCCCAGTTCCTTGCCGGTCCTGGCGTCCTGCACCACCCAGGTGACGTCGAGGATCTCCTCGCCCGGACGGCCGGGCACCAGGGTGATCCGGCCCAACACCGTCACGTCGGCTTCCGGACCGCCCAGCCTGAGTCCCAAGCGCCGCAGGGCTTGGCCCAGGGCCCGGGACAAGGCGCTGTCGCCATCGCCCGGCAGCCCGGCCAGGGGTTCCAGGCGGATTGCCGGCACCCGCGCCGGGGCGGAATCGAGCGGCTGTTCGGGCTCGCCGTGCAGGGTCGCGGCATATTTCGCCACCACTTCGTCGGCCATGCGGTCGATGGTGGCCGGACCCGCCGTCTCCCACAGGGCGGCTGGCAGGGACTGGGTGATCGCGGCCGGGATGTCGCCGTCCGGGGGGATCAGGCGCCAGACCAGCCGTTTGGTGGCGATGGAGGTTTCCGGCGTGG
It encodes the following:
- a CDS encoding hydrogen peroxide-inducible genes activator yields the protein MATHLPTLRQLRYLVALAEHRHFGRAAEECFATQSTLSAGLQELESLLGATLVERTKRKVLMTPLGEEVVTRARDLLRAAEDIADLARAGGKPLSMRLRLGVIPTIAPFLLPRALARLRTLYPDLKLALREDLTARLLDRLASGELDAAVLALPYEASEMEMVALATDPFVLVCPPGHPLAARDAVTGGDLAEAELLLLEEGHCLRDHALAACSLPAPKRGEGVLGTSLGTLVQMVASGMGVTLLPMLAVDAGILAGTGLVTRPLAMGGSRRLGLAWRKSSARKDEFRLLGNVLFGR
- a CDS encoding ribose-phosphate pyrophosphokinase, which produces MKILACNSNRPLAEAIAEYLTMSITKAVIRRFSDNEVFVEIHENVRGEDVFVIQSTSYPANDNLMELLVTLDALRRGSARRITAVIPYFGYARQDRKSSPRSPISAKLVANLITTAGADRVVTLDLHSGQIQGFFDIPLDNLYAAPVFTNDIRARYQGDDVMVVSPDVGGVVRARAIASRIDADLAIIDKRREKAGVSEVMNIIGDVRGRRCIMVDDIVDSAGTLCNAAEALMKAGAVSVAAFVTHGVLSGGAVARVTASPLEELVITDSIPATEAVKMARNIRQVTIAPLMAESISRISEERSVSSLFD
- a CDS encoding ABC transporter ATP-binding protein codes for the protein MSEPSAPDVEIRIEGLTKAFDGHAVLRGVDLDIQAGAFVAVVGGSGCGKSVLLNHILGLMQPDSGRVLVADPTVAEGPLLDLAVLDADRMSDIHTHWGVVFQRNALFSGTVLDNIGLWLEEVGHLDAADIEKMAQRVLAAVGLPSSADFLAGRVEALSGGMAKRIAIARALAMEPRCMFFDEPTTGLDPVTASQIQDLLLSTHVDERDGKARTTVVVTHDKDLLYRLRPRVVMLHEGRVSFDGPFEAFHASTSPIIRPYFELMPVLHQRGHS